In one Saccharibacillus brassicae genomic region, the following are encoded:
- a CDS encoding NCS2 family permease, which yields MEKFFKLKEHGTTFRTEIIAGLTTFITMAYILVVNLSFLGPDGAGIPASGVFFATAVGAGLVTILMGLFANIPVALAPGMGLNAYFMTVVLSSNGAITWQAALGAVFISGLIFIILTVTKVRQMLIVAVPSSIKAAITVGIGLFVTIIGMKLGNIISASATITGITDVAQLQAPVTILGSNFQLALGDFMHQKDTLLSLIGIFIIGALMVMRIRGALLIGIVLITLIGIPMGVTDLSGLSTGTWIPSFGDLAVGQLDIMGALQLGLFEIVFVFTFVELFDTFGTLVGTAERAGLMKNKEEGEKKIGKAMLVDAVGVSTGAVLGTSTITSYVESTAGIAEGGRTGLTSVTTGVLFLLAMFIAPLALVVPSAATAPALIMVGVLMIAQVRSIDWEDMLQAIPAFLTIIFMPFTNGIANGISIGILAYVILGGLSSLFTARKVKIHWLMWVLAVLVLARYVFLGGE from the coding sequence ATGGAAAAGTTCTTTAAACTCAAAGAACACGGCACCACATTCAGAACGGAAATCATCGCCGGTCTGACGACTTTCATCACGATGGCCTACATCCTGGTCGTGAACCTCTCGTTCCTCGGTCCCGACGGCGCGGGCATCCCGGCTTCGGGCGTATTCTTCGCAACGGCGGTAGGCGCGGGCCTCGTGACGATCCTGATGGGCCTGTTCGCGAACATTCCGGTGGCGCTGGCTCCGGGCATGGGCCTTAATGCGTACTTCATGACCGTCGTGCTCAGCTCCAACGGAGCGATCACCTGGCAGGCGGCGCTCGGCGCGGTCTTCATCTCCGGTCTCATCTTCATCATCCTGACCGTGACCAAGGTGCGCCAAATGCTCATTGTGGCGGTGCCGTCCTCGATCAAGGCGGCGATCACGGTCGGCATCGGCTTGTTTGTCACCATCATCGGCATGAAGCTGGGCAACATCATCTCCGCTTCGGCCACGATAACGGGCATCACGGACGTGGCGCAGCTTCAGGCTCCGGTGACGATCCTCGGCTCGAACTTCCAGTTGGCGCTCGGCGATTTCATGCACCAAAAAGACACGCTGCTGTCGCTGATCGGGATCTTCATTATCGGAGCCCTGATGGTCATGCGCATTCGCGGGGCGCTGCTGATCGGCATCGTGCTCATTACGCTGATCGGTATTCCGATGGGCGTGACGGATCTGAGCGGCCTGTCCACAGGCACCTGGATTCCTTCGTTCGGCGATCTGGCCGTCGGCCAGTTGGACATCATGGGCGCGCTGCAGCTCGGATTGTTCGAGATCGTGTTCGTCTTCACCTTCGTTGAGCTGTTCGATACGTTCGGCACGCTTGTCGGCACGGCGGAACGCGCCGGCCTGATGAAGAACAAGGAAGAAGGCGAGAAGAAGATCGGCAAAGCGATGCTGGTCGACGCGGTCGGTGTCAGCACCGGCGCGGTTCTCGGTACGAGCACCATCACTTCCTACGTGGAGAGCACGGCGGGCATCGCGGAAGGCGGACGCACGGGCCTGACTTCGGTTACGACAGGCGTACTGTTCCTGCTGGCGATGTTCATCGCTCCGCTCGCTCTGGTCGTGCCTTCGGCGGCAACGGCTCCGGCGCTGATCATGGTCGGCGTACTGATGATCGCCCAGGTGCGCAGCATCGATTGGGAAGATATGCTGCAAGCGATCCCGGCTTTCCTGACGATCATCTTCATGCCTTTCACGAACGGGATTGCCAACGGTATCTCGATCGGTATTCTCGCTTACGTCATTCTCGGCGGATTAAGCAGCTTGTTCACCGCTCGCAAAGTGAAGATCCATTGGTTGATGTGGGTGTTGGCCGTTCTCGTCCTGGCCCGCTACGTCTTCCTCGGCGGCGAGTAA